Proteins encoded within one genomic window of Saccharopolyspora pogona:
- a CDS encoding class I adenylate-forming enzyme family protein yields the protein MYENLTRRWAEHVRDEGWSERTAFHADGRAWTFAEVFDGAARVAAGYRSRGLRAGDRVLLALPDSVQMVWCLLGAWQAGLVAVPVNVQMSRDDLARDVATAETALAVVDPETAGWLDDAGLAPTVEVGPLVAAEPDEVFAEGGNAAALAVFTSGTTGAPKLCFFRHRDLGAPRAPGLVSGPDTVGLSVSRMYFVGGLSASVFTTLETGQTAVLSRPRATPAAAVELMRHHNVTVLFAQPSFLARLLLEPGHAEVLGNVRQAFCAGEVLTARLREQLVPIMGDRLLNTYGTTEAGGVAVGPPAVYDVPSAVGPPLPGRPVRVVDADGRELLTGGRGELHIRVPFATRGVARGSLGPDILTDVWWPTGDLASIDENGVVHAHGRLDDVEVIGGQNVVPSEVERLLESHPRVLEAAVSSVRRPAGYTSLRAYVVAAAAPGSPEEGPVRGDDALGAELVELARSTLSWYKVPQDVVWLDALPRNGNGKVLRRVLRTQGDQFV from the coding sequence ATGTACGAGAACTTGACGCGCCGCTGGGCGGAGCACGTGCGCGACGAGGGGTGGAGCGAGCGGACCGCGTTCCACGCCGACGGCCGGGCGTGGACCTTCGCGGAGGTGTTCGACGGCGCGGCCAGGGTGGCGGCCGGGTACCGGTCGCGCGGCCTGCGCGCCGGTGACCGGGTGCTGCTCGCCCTGCCCGACAGCGTGCAGATGGTGTGGTGCCTGCTCGGCGCGTGGCAGGCCGGTCTCGTCGCGGTCCCGGTGAACGTCCAGATGAGCCGGGACGACCTGGCGCGCGACGTGGCCACGGCCGAAACGGCGCTCGCCGTGGTCGACCCGGAGACCGCGGGGTGGCTCGACGACGCCGGGCTCGCCCCCACTGTCGAGGTCGGTCCGCTCGTCGCCGCCGAGCCGGACGAGGTGTTCGCCGAGGGCGGGAACGCCGCCGCGCTGGCCGTGTTCACCTCCGGCACCACCGGGGCACCGAAGCTGTGCTTCTTCCGCCACCGTGACCTCGGCGCCCCGCGCGCGCCGGGCCTGGTGAGCGGCCCCGACACCGTCGGGCTCTCGGTGTCGCGCATGTACTTCGTCGGCGGGTTGAGCGCGTCGGTGTTCACCACCCTCGAAACCGGGCAGACCGCGGTGCTGTCGCGGCCCCGCGCGACCCCGGCTGCCGCGGTCGAGCTCATGCGCCACCACAACGTCACCGTCCTGTTCGCGCAGCCGAGCTTCCTGGCACGGCTGCTGCTCGAACCCGGCCACGCCGAGGTGCTCGGCAACGTCCGGCAGGCCTTCTGCGCCGGGGAGGTGCTCACCGCGCGGCTGCGCGAGCAGCTGGTGCCGATCATGGGCGACCGGCTGCTCAACACCTACGGCACGACGGAGGCCGGTGGCGTCGCCGTCGGTCCGCCCGCCGTCTACGACGTGCCGTCGGCGGTCGGCCCGCCCCTGCCCGGCAGGCCGGTGCGCGTCGTCGACGCCGACGGACGGGAGCTGCTCACCGGCGGCAGGGGCGAGCTGCACATCCGCGTCCCCTTCGCCACTCGTGGCGTCGCCCGCGGCAGCTTAGGACCCGACATCCTGACCGACGTGTGGTGGCCGACCGGCGACCTCGCGTCGATCGACGAGAACGGTGTCGTGCACGCTCACGGCAGGCTCGACGACGTCGAGGTGATCGGCGGGCAGAACGTGGTCCCGAGCGAGGTCGAACGCCTGCTGGAGAGCCACCCGCGGGTGCTGGAGGCGGCGGTCAGCTCCGTGCGGCGCCCGGCTGGGTACACGAGCCTGCGCGCCTACGTCGTCGCCGCTGCGGCACCCGGCTCGCCCGAGGAGGGGCCGGTGCGGGGTGACGACGCGCTTGGCGCCGAGCTGGTCGAGCTCGCCCGGTCCACGCTGTCGTGGTACAAGGTCCCGCAGGATGTCGTGTGGCTGGACGCGCTGCCCCGCAACGGCAACGGCAAGGTGCTGCGCAGGGTGCTTCGCACGCAGGGCGACCAGTTCGTCTAG
- a CDS encoding nuclear transport factor 2 family protein: MKDQTTRTALDRYMELADRAVRDRAALEELPTIFAPDATVRLRDEPVTGIAAIREFYQAFVAAVAESKHYWTTTILDDGTIESHWVVAARRADGSLMTAAGVEHATVDSDGLITNLRNRYTRPPG, translated from the coding sequence GTGAAAGATCAGACGACGCGGACAGCGCTCGACCGCTACATGGAACTCGCCGACCGCGCGGTGCGGGACCGGGCGGCATTGGAGGAGCTCCCCACGATCTTCGCGCCGGACGCCACCGTGCGGCTGCGCGACGAGCCGGTGACCGGAATCGCCGCGATCAGGGAGTTCTACCAGGCGTTCGTGGCGGCGGTGGCCGAGAGCAAGCACTACTGGACGACCACGATCCTCGACGACGGCACGATCGAGTCGCACTGGGTCGTCGCGGCGCGCCGGGCCGATGGCAGCCTGATGACCGCGGCCGGGGTCGAGCACGCGACCGTCGACAGCGACGGGTTGATCACGAACCTGCGCAACCGGTACACCCGTCCGCCGGGCTGA
- a CDS encoding FAD-dependent oxidoreductase, producing the protein MSNSPAAVFERLTTGVTPVDSKVHLGTACVLGGGVAGLVAARVLADHADRVVIIEPDHPDALNGAVRPGVPQGYQVHLLLPGGRAQLERFFPGVVAQALAEGAVSCGPEHTATYLDDVYQIATPNAEFVASSRPFLESLIQRRTLALPNVELVSGRVTGLRYERGAVESVRYAIGGDHVVAPADFVVDATGRGSRLPDWLEQGGWPRPETERLPIDIRYLSARYTRSIDWDGPLSGISRYSPQFPKGIAGAAVNAIENQQWAVMLAHFGNAAEGRTPDEFAARCRELPPIFQEAVRGELVGEVVPYRHPDSRWRHFEALDRFPARLAIVGDAVASFNPVYGQGMSSAALHASCLSEYLRSGPDLESPARHLLELEKVVVETAWQTSTAGDAVRLGVAAPPVTEPERRRAWAVRQVRDAAGRDEQVGTALRAVGFMTAHPASLMAPELVLRAARVNGVPEEQIRQEYAMTEPM; encoded by the coding sequence ATGTCGAACTCTCCCGCCGCGGTCTTCGAGCGGCTCACCACCGGCGTCACGCCGGTCGACTCCAAGGTCCATCTCGGCACCGCCTGCGTGCTCGGCGGCGGAGTCGCGGGCCTGGTCGCGGCGCGCGTGCTCGCCGACCACGCCGACCGTGTCGTGATCATCGAGCCCGACCACCCGGACGCGCTGAACGGCGCGGTTCGTCCCGGCGTCCCGCAGGGCTACCAGGTGCACCTCCTGCTGCCCGGCGGGCGCGCGCAGCTCGAACGCTTCTTCCCCGGTGTCGTGGCACAGGCCCTCGCCGAGGGCGCTGTCTCGTGCGGTCCGGAGCACACCGCCACCTACCTCGACGACGTCTATCAGATCGCCACCCCCAACGCGGAGTTCGTGGCGAGCAGCCGCCCCTTCCTGGAGTCGCTGATCCAGCGGCGCACGCTCGCACTGCCCAACGTCGAGCTGGTGAGCGGACGCGTCACCGGGTTGCGGTACGAGCGCGGCGCGGTCGAGTCGGTGCGCTATGCGATCGGCGGCGACCACGTCGTCGCGCCCGCCGACTTCGTCGTCGACGCCACCGGTCGCGGCAGCAGGTTGCCTGACTGGCTGGAGCAGGGCGGCTGGCCTCGGCCGGAGACAGAACGGCTCCCGATCGACATCCGCTACCTCTCCGCCCGCTACACGCGCTCGATCGACTGGGATGGCCCCCTCAGCGGCATCTCCCGCTACAGCCCGCAATTCCCGAAGGGCATAGCCGGAGCGGCGGTCAACGCGATCGAGAACCAGCAGTGGGCGGTGATGCTCGCTCACTTCGGCAACGCTGCAGAGGGCCGCACGCCCGACGAGTTCGCGGCCCGGTGCCGTGAGCTGCCGCCGATCTTCCAGGAAGCCGTCCGGGGCGAACTCGTCGGCGAGGTTGTCCCGTACCGCCACCCCGACAGCAGATGGCGTCACTTCGAAGCGCTCGACCGCTTCCCCGCCCGCCTGGCGATCGTCGGCGACGCCGTGGCATCGTTCAACCCCGTGTACGGGCAGGGCATGTCCTCGGCCGCGCTCCACGCGTCCTGCCTGTCGGAGTACCTGCGCTCCGGCCCCGACCTGGAATCCCCCGCCCGGCACCTCCTCGAACTGGAGAAAGTCGTCGTCGAAACCGCCTGGCAGACGTCCACGGCCGGTGACGCTGTCCGGCTGGGCGTGGCAGCGCCACCGGTCACCGAGCCGGAGCGACGGCGGGCGTGGGCCGTGCGACAGGTGCGGGACGCGGCGGGCCGGGACGAGCAGGTCGGCACGGCCCTGCGGGCGGTGGGGTTCATGACCGCCCATCCCGCGTCGCTGATGGCACCGGAGCTGGTGCTTCGCGCGGCACGGGTCAACGGTGTGCCGGAGGAGCAGATCCGGCAGGAGTACGCGATGACGGAGCCGATGTGA
- the ubiA gene encoding 4-hydroxybenzoate octaprenyltransferase: protein MIDISAQPSQQSVRNRWVVPSIAASVVPRAPKALLPYLQLARVHAPIGSWLYLLPGLWGMALASAGLPDWRQVLLFAIGAVLVRGFGCTVNDIVDHKVDARVARTAARPIPAGSVTVAGALVFAVVQAVAALLVLAVASVPAAALVAASYPLVVAYPFMKRITYWPQAWLGLVFNSYVLAGWLAVTGRIETPALLLYVAGFFWTLGFDTIYAHQDKADDLLAGVKSAALRLGRATRTWVAGFYGATVVGIVAAGAVAGVHWTFYALLLPSVAQLYRQVATVDIDNPADCREKFVSNRFFGWLVLVAIVVGRVL from the coding sequence GTGATTGATATTTCCGCTCAACCGTCGCAGCAGAGCGTGCGGAACCGGTGGGTCGTGCCGAGCATCGCGGCGTCGGTCGTGCCGCGTGCGCCGAAGGCCCTCCTCCCGTATCTCCAGCTGGCGCGGGTGCACGCGCCCATCGGCAGCTGGCTGTACCTCCTCCCCGGTCTGTGGGGGATGGCGCTCGCCTCGGCGGGGCTGCCCGACTGGCGGCAGGTGCTGCTGTTCGCGATCGGCGCGGTGTTGGTGCGCGGTTTCGGCTGCACCGTCAACGACATCGTCGACCACAAGGTCGACGCTCGGGTGGCGCGTACCGCCGCGAGGCCGATCCCGGCCGGTTCGGTCACGGTCGCGGGAGCGCTGGTCTTCGCCGTGGTGCAGGCGGTGGCGGCGCTGCTCGTGCTGGCCGTGGCCAGCGTTCCGGCGGCGGCGCTCGTGGCCGCCTCCTATCCGCTGGTGGTCGCGTACCCGTTCATGAAGCGGATCACCTACTGGCCGCAGGCCTGGCTGGGGCTGGTCTTCAACTCGTACGTCCTCGCGGGCTGGCTCGCGGTGACCGGGAGGATCGAGACCCCCGCGCTCCTGCTCTACGTCGCTGGTTTCTTCTGGACGCTGGGGTTCGACACGATCTACGCCCACCAGGACAAGGCGGACGACCTGCTGGCGGGGGTGAAGTCCGCCGCGCTGCGCCTCGGCAGGGCGACCCGGACCTGGGTCGCCGGGTTCTACGGGGCGACGGTGGTCGGGATCGTCGCCGCCGGAGCCGTCGCCGGTGTGCACTGGACGTTCTACGCGCTGCTCCTGCCGAGCGTGGCGCAGCTGTACCGGCAGGTGGCGACGGTGGACATCGACAACCCCGCCGACTGCCGGGAGAAGTTCGTCTCGAATCGTTTCTTCGGGTGGCTCGTGCTCGTCGCCATTGTCGTGGGAAGGGTTTTGTGA
- a CDS encoding helix-turn-helix domain-containing protein: MVRQPLTPEQIEAGRRLGALLRHARAGRDLAEVAHAAGISPETLRKIETGRLPSPGFGTIICLGEALNLPVQELAATWRGSDLPLEAVL; encoded by the coding sequence ATGGTCCGCCAACCGCTTACACCTGAGCAGATCGAAGCAGGCAGGCGTCTCGGCGCCCTGCTGCGCCACGCGCGAGCGGGACGCGACCTAGCGGAAGTCGCGCACGCGGCTGGCATCTCGCCGGAAACCCTGCGCAAGATCGAGACAGGACGACTACCCTCTCCCGGATTCGGCACGATCATCTGCCTCGGTGAGGCGCTCAACCTGCCGGTGCAGGAGTTGGCAGCCACCTGGCGCGGCAGCGACCTACCGCTGGAAGCCGTCTTGTAG
- the map gene encoding type I methionyl aminopeptidase, producing MIELKTPAEIQRMHVAGRFVAGILSEVGQLADVGVNLLDLEHHVRGMIKRRGAESCYWEYAPSFGRGPFRNVICLSVNDAVLHGLPHDYTLRDGDVLSADLAVSVDGWVADSARTVVVGTAAEEDLRIIRATEEALEAAIEMALPGNRLGDISAAIWAVAHDYGYPVNTEFGGHGLGRTMHEGPHVSNKGQAGRGLTLRPGLTLALEPWFARTTDQIVYDSDGWTIRSADGSRTAHSEHTVAITDDAPLVLTRREPEDPVTRGDSASRLSTKDA from the coding sequence GTGATTGAACTGAAGACGCCTGCGGAGATCCAACGAATGCACGTGGCCGGGCGTTTCGTCGCCGGAATACTCTCCGAGGTCGGCCAGCTCGCCGACGTGGGCGTCAATCTCCTGGACCTGGAGCACCACGTGCGCGGCATGATCAAACGGCGCGGGGCGGAGTCGTGCTACTGGGAATACGCGCCGTCCTTCGGACGCGGCCCGTTCCGCAACGTCATCTGCCTGTCGGTCAACGACGCCGTCCTGCACGGCCTGCCCCACGACTACACGCTGCGTGACGGCGACGTACTCAGCGCGGACCTCGCGGTCAGCGTCGACGGCTGGGTGGCCGATTCGGCGCGCACGGTCGTCGTCGGGACCGCCGCCGAGGAGGACTTGCGGATCATCCGCGCCACCGAGGAAGCGTTGGAGGCGGCGATCGAGATGGCGCTTCCGGGCAACCGCCTGGGTGACATCTCGGCGGCCATCTGGGCGGTAGCCCACGACTACGGTTACCCGGTCAACACCGAGTTCGGTGGCCACGGCCTCGGCCGCACCATGCACGAGGGGCCCCACGTTTCGAACAAGGGCCAGGCCGGGCGCGGCCTCACGCTCCGGCCGGGCCTGACCCTCGCGCTCGAACCCTGGTTCGCCCGCACGACCGACCAGATCGTCTATGACTCCGATGGCTGGACCATCCGGTCGGCCGACGGCTCACGCACGGCCCACTCCGAGCACACGGTCGCCATCACCGACGACGCCCCCTTGGTGCTCACCCGGCGTGAACCAGAGGACCCCGTAACGAGGGGTGATTCCGCCAGTCGTCTATCCACAAAAGACGCCTAG
- a CDS encoding cold-shock protein, whose translation MAQGTVKWFNAEKGFGFIAPDDGGPDVFVHFSAIEASGFRELSEDQHVTYEVTQGPKGPQAASVRV comes from the coding sequence ATGGCACAGGGAACCGTGAAGTGGTTCAACGCGGAAAAGGGCTTCGGCTTTATCGCCCCCGACGACGGTGGCCCGGACGTATTCGTGCACTTCTCGGCCATCGAGGCCTCGGGCTTCCGTGAGCTGTCCGAGGACCAGCACGTGACCTACGAGGTCACCCAGGGCCCTAAGGGCCCGCAGGCCGCCAGCGTGCGCGTCTGA